One window of Pleurocapsa minor HA4230-MV1 genomic DNA carries:
- a CDS encoding response regulator has product MKKLMAAKELNNILIVDDTPQNLHLLVDLLTNYDYQVRPVPNGKLALSAAEINPPDLILLDIMMPDLNGYEVCKQLKTNPKTKDIPIIFISAGNEAVDKVKAFAIGGADYINKPFQIHEVLMRIKNQLVVKSLQQQLRAKNEQLKQTIIQLKASQKQEFESQKQLALAKITSGISQQIDNPIAEINHTLAQIRQFGQATLENLPIFLAKISPQQQKYFASLLKQSQNNQINPLLSNLKRQELKNQLVTKLARFQIQETAKIADTLIELGFNEEIEDFMPLFASENYWEIFDHACLIINLHQNINHITDSTVKVSNIISAFEDYSDYSYSKSPKRLANLENTLAKALSLLAPNLPSGVQIIKRYSPVSTISCYPEALQQAWFHLIQNAIEAIGTHGILTINLYQQQDYLMVEIIDTGESINPEILDKLCDPFFTTKSAQGKVGLGLAIAKQIIEQHNGSIAVQLLAEKMTLPGNTKFTISLPLSVNQI; this is encoded by the coding sequence GTGAAAAAATTAATGGCAGCTAAGGAGTTGAACAACATCCTGATTGTGGATGACACTCCTCAAAATTTACATTTGCTGGTGGATCTTCTGACTAACTATGACTACCAAGTTAGACCTGTGCCAAACGGTAAGTTAGCTCTCTCCGCAGCCGAGATTAATCCGCCCGATCTGATTCTCTTAGATATTATGATGCCTGACCTTAATGGTTATGAGGTCTGTAAACAGCTGAAAACTAATCCTAAAACTAAAGACATCCCCATCATTTTTATCAGTGCGGGGAATGAAGCGGTAGATAAGGTTAAGGCTTTTGCGATTGGTGGTGCTGACTATATTAACAAGCCGTTTCAGATCCATGAAGTGTTGATGCGGATTAAAAATCAGCTGGTGGTCAAAAGCCTCCAACAACAGTTAAGAGCCAAAAATGAGCAGTTGAAACAAACTATCATTCAACTCAAAGCCAGCCAGAAACAAGAGTTTGAGTCGCAAAAACAGCTAGCCTTAGCTAAAATCACCTCTGGCATTAGCCAGCAGATCGACAACCCCATAGCGGAAATTAACCATACTCTCGCTCAAATCAGACAGTTTGGTCAGGCTACCCTCGAAAACCTTCCTATTTTTCTGGCTAAAATTTCTCCTCAACAGCAAAAATATTTTGCCTCACTGTTAAAACAGTCTCAAAATAACCAAATTAATCCTCTGCTATCAAATCTCAAAAGACAAGAGTTAAAGAATCAGCTTGTAACTAAGTTAGCTAGATTTCAAATTCAAGAAACAGCTAAAATTGCCGATACATTAATTGAACTGGGCTTTAATGAGGAAATAGAAGACTTTATGCCTCTATTTGCCAGTGAAAACTATTGGGAAATCTTCGATCATGCCTGTCTAATTATTAACCTGCATCAGAACATTAATCACATTACTGACTCAACGGTTAAAGTTAGTAACATAATTTCGGCTTTTGAAGACTATTCAGACTATAGCTACAGTAAATCTCCTAAACGCTTGGCTAATCTAGAAAATACCCTAGCTAAAGCCCTCAGTTTACTTGCCCCTAATTTACCCTCTGGAGTGCAAATCATTAAACGCTATAGCCCAGTTTCAACTATTAGCTGTTACCCTGAAGCACTGCAACAAGCCTGGTTTCATTTGATCCAGAATGCGATCGAAGCAATTGGTACTCATGGCATACTCACGATTAATCTTTACCAGCAGCAAGACTATCTCATGGTGGAGATTATTGATACAGGAGAAAGTATTAATCCAGAAATATTAGATAAACTCTGCGATCCATTTTTCACAACTAAATCCGCACAGGGCAAAGTTGGTTTAGGACTGGCGATCGCCAAGCAAATTATTGAGCAACATAATGGTAGCATTGCTGTTCAACTACTGGCGGAAAAAATGACCCTGCCAGGAAATACCAAGTTTACAATTTCTTTGCCTCTGTCTGTCAATCAGATTTAG
- the amt gene encoding ammonium transporter: MSIDSNSLWLIFNTFLVFVMQPGFMCLESGLTRAKNSINVAIKNLLDLGISILLFWAVGYGIIFGTSIAGIFGWDHFFFNPEAFSSGEMVFFLFQMMFCSTATTIVSGASAERLKFHSYVIVTAIISGLIYPCVAHWIWHSNGFTDGFGYLEQLGFIDVAGATVVHSVGGWVSLAVILVIGPRTGRFDRSSSSSKFREIYASNLPLSVLGVMLIWLGWLGFNAGSVTPEVTSVALTVLNTLLAGAAGMLCTGFIGWQKLKTNKAEVLINGSLAGLVSITGVCNAVHPVVAIAIGAVGGAVMLLVSSGLVYWRIDDAVDAIPVHLGGGIWGTIAVALVGNPDALNSELSPVGQLLVQLWGIIICGLWAFGVTWILLQLINRLMPLRVSLADEDRGLNISEHYAKSAVYEMLRVMERQAIERDLSLRVPEEPFTEIGYVAKHYNQVIDSLEASHQQLQQFNTELEQKVKQRTAELSTAKEKAEVANQAKSTFIANMSHELRTPLNAIIGFAQLMAGNQTLPREEQRQIGIINRSGEHLLSLINNVLDLSKMEAEQLDLTISQFDLDALLNDLKQMFSLKAANANLKLDFMVHPDTPRYVLADQGKLRQILINLLNNALKFTSQGRVALRILPTLASKPDEPTVLAFEVEDTGEGIAPEELEHLFQPFSQTQSGRKAQEGTGLGLTISRKFVQLMGGDLKVQSVVNRGSIFSFKIQVQIVALEQIAPAKTAPQEIIALAPNQPQPRILIVDDRELNRELLVNILQPLGFALCTAVDGDEAIAIWQSWQPDLILMDLRMPHLNGEKAIEIIKSDRTSTTKIIALTASALETERVSIMALGCDDFIRKPFKTDDLLLMMTKHLGLCYTYASNTVDLPLPPLTLNDQAFEKISNQLLLELQQSIMAIDLAKIEQITQQIAQENELLAQAIEQHISNFEYEHILNLLPFN; this comes from the coding sequence ATGTCGATCGACTCTAACTCTCTTTGGTTGATATTTAATACTTTTCTGGTTTTTGTGATGCAGCCAGGATTTATGTGTTTGGAATCGGGGTTAACCCGCGCGAAAAATAGTATCAATGTGGCAATCAAAAATCTCCTTGACCTGGGTATTTCGATTTTGCTTTTTTGGGCTGTGGGTTATGGCATCATCTTTGGGACTTCGATCGCAGGGATTTTTGGCTGGGATCATTTTTTCTTTAATCCTGAAGCTTTTTCCTCTGGGGAAATGGTATTTTTCCTCTTCCAAATGATGTTTTGTAGTACTGCCACCACGATCGTTTCTGGTGCTAGCGCCGAGAGACTCAAGTTTCACAGTTATGTAATCGTCACCGCGATCATTTCAGGCTTAATCTATCCTTGTGTGGCTCATTGGATTTGGCATAGTAACGGTTTTACTGATGGTTTTGGCTATTTAGAACAGTTAGGTTTTATTGATGTTGCTGGTGCGACAGTGGTTCATAGTGTCGGTGGTTGGGTTTCTTTGGCAGTTATCTTAGTTATTGGGCCAAGGACAGGAAGATTCGATCGCTCTAGTAGCTCTAGTAAATTTCGGGAAATTTATGCTTCTAACCTACCTTTATCAGTTTTAGGGGTGATGCTGATTTGGCTGGGATGGTTGGGTTTTAATGCTGGCAGCGTGACTCCTGAAGTAACTAGCGTGGCTTTAACTGTCCTCAATACTCTGCTGGCTGGTGCAGCAGGAATGCTCTGTACTGGTTTTATTGGTTGGCAAAAATTAAAAACTAATAAGGCTGAAGTTTTAATTAATGGTTCGCTAGCGGGTTTGGTTTCTATTACTGGCGTTTGTAATGCCGTTCATCCCGTAGTGGCGATCGCCATTGGTGCAGTAGGAGGCGCAGTTATGCTGCTGGTCAGCTCTGGGCTAGTCTACTGGCGCATTGATGATGCGGTGGATGCTATTCCTGTTCATTTGGGGGGTGGTATTTGGGGGACTATAGCAGTGGCACTGGTGGGCAATCCAGATGCGCTTAATTCTGAATTGAGTCCAGTTGGTCAGTTACTGGTACAGCTATGGGGGATTATCATCTGTGGTTTGTGGGCGTTTGGGGTGACTTGGATTTTACTCCAGCTAATTAACCGTTTGATGCCGTTACGAGTTTCTCTAGCTGATGAAGATCGTGGCTTAAATATTTCGGAACACTATGCTAAAAGTGCGGTGTATGAAATGCTGCGGGTCATGGAGCGTCAAGCAATTGAGCGAGATCTTAGTTTACGAGTTCCTGAAGAACCTTTTACAGAAATTGGTTATGTCGCCAAACATTATAATCAGGTAATAGATTCCCTGGAAGCTTCCCATCAACAGCTTCAGCAATTTAACACCGAGTTAGAACAGAAAGTGAAGCAACGTACGGCTGAATTATCTACTGCCAAAGAGAAAGCCGAGGTAGCTAACCAGGCTAAGAGTACTTTTATTGCCAATATGAGTCATGAACTGAGAACTCCCCTCAACGCCATTATTGGTTTTGCGCAATTGATGGCTGGCAATCAAACTTTACCCAGGGAAGAACAAAGACAGATCGGTATTATCAATCGTAGTGGGGAACACTTACTATCCTTGATTAACAATGTGCTAGACCTTTCCAAAATGGAGGCAGAGCAATTAGATTTAACCATTAGTCAGTTCGATCTTGATGCTTTGCTTAACGATTTAAAGCAGATGTTTAGTCTTAAAGCTGCTAACGCTAATCTAAAGCTAGATTTTATGGTTCATCCTGATACACCACGCTATGTTTTGGCAGATCAGGGCAAACTACGCCAGATTTTAATTAACTTACTCAATAATGCGCTCAAGTTTACTAGTCAAGGAAGAGTTGCTCTCAGGATCTTACCTACTTTAGCCAGCAAACCAGATGAACCGACAGTACTAGCTTTTGAGGTAGAAGATACGGGAGAAGGGATTGCACCTGAAGAACTAGAACATCTGTTTCAGCCTTTTAGCCAAACTCAATCAGGTAGAAAAGCTCAGGAAGGTACAGGGTTGGGACTAACCATCAGTCGTAAATTTGTGCAGTTGATGGGGGGCGATCTCAAAGTGCAATCGGTGGTCAATCGGGGCAGTATTTTTAGTTTTAAGATTCAAGTGCAAATCGTGGCTTTAGAGCAAATTGCCCCAGCAAAAACTGCTCCTCAAGAAATCATTGCCCTAGCGCCGAATCAACCCCAACCGCGAATTTTAATCGTGGACGATCGCGAACTTAATCGCGAACTATTAGTCAATATACTTCAGCCACTGGGTTTTGCTCTCTGTACCGCAGTTGATGGCGATGAAGCGATCGCTATTTGGCAATCTTGGCAACCAGATTTGATCTTGATGGATCTGAGGATGCCTCATCTGAATGGCGAAAAGGCAATTGAAATAATTAAAAGCGATCGCACTTCTACTACTAAAATTATTGCATTAACCGCTAGCGCTCTAGAAACAGAACGAGTAAGTATTATGGCTCTAGGCTGTGATGATTTTATACGCAAACCATTCAAAACCGACGATCTGTTATTAATGATGACGAAGCATTTAGGCTTGTGCTATACCTATGCAAGCAATACTGTAGATTTACCCTTACCGCCACTCACTTTAAATGACCAAGCTTTCGAGAAGATATCCAATCAATTATTATTAGAACTTCAGCAGTCGATCATGGCAATTGATCTAGCTAAAATTGAGCAGATTACTCAGCAGATCGCCCAGGAAAATGAACTATTAGCTCAGGCAATTGAGCAACATATTAGTAATTTTGAATACGAGCATATTTTGAACTTATTACCTTTTAATTAG